The Daucus carota subsp. sativus chromosome 7, DH1 v3.0, whole genome shotgun sequence genome window below encodes:
- the LOC108193974 gene encoding uncharacterized protein LOC108193974 yields MSSLSWRHHTLIQSLLSRGPLKESEFRSIFTKITANRSDNDRLFHDYLKKINSCLAYVQFELRAFRNQYDGTVYYGGVNNVADEQSKLGTKYTVPQIAFYKGIVPNGGGPESQGVSSQVPAAFRNFSLSQKERTLDELVRD; encoded by the exons ATGTCGTCGTTAAGCTGGAGACACCACACGCTCATTCAGTCGCTCTTATCCCGAGGCCCTCTCAAGGAATCTGAGTTTCGTTCCATTTTTACTAAAATCACTGCCAATAGATCAG ATAATGATCGATTATTCCATGATTACCTCAAGAAGATAAATTCCTGTCTTGCTTATGTTCAGTTTGAGTTACGTGCGTTCAGAAACCAATATGATGGCACGGTGTATTATGGAGGGGTTAACAATGTTGCAGATGAACAGTCCAAGCTTGGCACTAAGTACACGGTTCCTCAAATTGCTTTCTATAAAGGAATT GTTCCTAATGGAGGTGGGCCAGAGTCGCAGGGTGTTTCATCTCAGGTTCCTGCTGCTTTCAGAAATTTTTCTTTGTCCCAGAAGGAACGAACTCTTGATGAGCTAGTACGTGATTAA
- the LOC108193255 gene encoding uncharacterized protein LOC108193255 isoform X2, with amino-acid sequence MILYAEYLDGVYMKPKAQQLFQRDAQTIAPEALESVKAALASSEIEHKAETKKKAIPRKAAGQTWEDPILAEWPENDFRLFCGDLGNEVNDDILSKAFSRFPSFNMARASMLEIGQLNCTRATGEKEQILKL; translated from the exons ATGATTTTGTATGCAGAATATCTGGATGGAGTTTACATGAAGCCCAAG GCTCAACAGCTATTCCAAAGGGATGCACAAACCATAGCTCCTGAAGCTCTGGAAAGTGTAAAAGCTGCTCTTGCAAGCAGTGAAATCGAACACAAAGCAGAGACTAAGAAAAAAGCTATACCTCGTAAAGCAGCTGGTCAAACATGGGAGGATCCTATTCTTGCAGAGTGGCCCGAAA ATGATTTCCGGCTATTTTGTGGTGATCTTGGAAATGAGGTGAATGATGATATTCTCTCGAAAGCATTCTCACGATTTCCTTCTTTTAATATGGCCAGG GCAAGTATGTTGGAAATCGGCCAATTAAACTGCACAAGAGCAACTGGAGAGAAAGAACAGATATTGAAGCTTTAG
- the LOC108193255 gene encoding uncharacterized protein LOC108193255 isoform X3, protein MILYAEYLDGVYMKPKAQQLFQRDAQTIAPEALESVKAALASSEIEHKAETKKKAIPRKAAGQTWEDPILAEWPENDFRLFCGDLGNEVNDDILSKAFSRFPSFNMARDLGYFGMMLVLKTEFSGYNCA, encoded by the exons ATGATTTTGTATGCAGAATATCTGGATGGAGTTTACATGAAGCCCAAG GCTCAACAGCTATTCCAAAGGGATGCACAAACCATAGCTCCTGAAGCTCTGGAAAGTGTAAAAGCTGCTCTTGCAAGCAGTGAAATCGAACACAAAGCAGAGACTAAGAAAAAAGCTATACCTCGTAAAGCAGCTGGTCAAACATGGGAGGATCCTATTCTTGCAGAGTGGCCCGAAA ATGATTTCCGGCTATTTTGTGGTGATCTTGGAAATGAGGTGAATGATGATATTCTCTCGAAAGCATTCTCACGATTTCCTTCTTTTAATATGGCCAGG GATTTGGGATATTTTGGAATGATGCTGGTCCTTAAGACTGAGTTTTCTGGGTACAATTGTGCATAA
- the LOC108193255 gene encoding uncharacterized protein LOC108193255 isoform X4 has translation MILYAEYLDGVYMKPKAQQLFQRDAQTIAPEALESVKAALASSEIEHKAETKKKAIPRKAAGQTWEDPILAEWPENDFRLFCGDLGNEVNDDILSKAFSRFPSFNMARAIAISAALQKDLLVISLLL, from the exons ATGATTTTGTATGCAGAATATCTGGATGGAGTTTACATGAAGCCCAAG GCTCAACAGCTATTCCAAAGGGATGCACAAACCATAGCTCCTGAAGCTCTGGAAAGTGTAAAAGCTGCTCTTGCAAGCAGTGAAATCGAACACAAAGCAGAGACTAAGAAAAAAGCTATACCTCGTAAAGCAGCTGGTCAAACATGGGAGGATCCTATTCTTGCAGAGTGGCCCGAAA ATGATTTCCGGCTATTTTGTGGTGATCTTGGAAATGAGGTGAATGATGATATTCTCTCGAAAGCATTCTCACGATTTCCTTCTTTTAATATGGCCAGG GCTATTGCAATATCTGCAGCACTTCAGAAAGATCTACTGGTGATTTCTTTACTGCTGTGA
- the LOC108193255 gene encoding uncharacterized protein LOC108193255 isoform X6, with translation MAQQLFQRDAQTIAPEALESVKAALASSEIEHKAETKKKAIPRKAAGQTWEDPILAEWPENDFRLFCGDLGNEVNDDILSKAFSRFPSFNMARIPGWELPSLCIFHRITELRWIAKKPG, from the exons ATG GCTCAACAGCTATTCCAAAGGGATGCACAAACCATAGCTCCTGAAGCTCTGGAAAGTGTAAAAGCTGCTCTTGCAAGCAGTGAAATCGAACACAAAGCAGAGACTAAGAAAAAAGCTATACCTCGTAAAGCAGCTGGTCAAACATGGGAGGATCCTATTCTTGCAGAGTGGCCCGAAA ATGATTTCCGGCTATTTTGTGGTGATCTTGGAAATGAGGTGAATGATGATATTCTCTCGAAAGCATTCTCACGATTTCCTTCTTTTAATATGGCCAGG ATACCAGGTTGGGAATTGCCCTCTTTATGTATTTTCCACCGGATAACAGAACTGCGATGGATTGCAAAAAAGCCTGGTTAG
- the LOC108193255 gene encoding uncharacterized protein LOC108193255 isoform X1: MILYAEYLDGVYMKPKAQQLFQRDAQTIAPEALESVKAALASSEIEHKAETKKKAIPRKAAGQTWEDPILAEWPENDFRLFCGDLGNEVNDDILSKAFSRFPSFNMARIPGWELPSLCIFHRITELRWIAKKPG; encoded by the exons ATGATTTTGTATGCAGAATATCTGGATGGAGTTTACATGAAGCCCAAG GCTCAACAGCTATTCCAAAGGGATGCACAAACCATAGCTCCTGAAGCTCTGGAAAGTGTAAAAGCTGCTCTTGCAAGCAGTGAAATCGAACACAAAGCAGAGACTAAGAAAAAAGCTATACCTCGTAAAGCAGCTGGTCAAACATGGGAGGATCCTATTCTTGCAGAGTGGCCCGAAA ATGATTTCCGGCTATTTTGTGGTGATCTTGGAAATGAGGTGAATGATGATATTCTCTCGAAAGCATTCTCACGATTTCCTTCTTTTAATATGGCCAGG ATACCAGGTTGGGAATTGCCCTCTTTATGTATTTTCCACCGGATAACAGAACTGCGATGGATTGCAAAAAAGCCTGGTTAG
- the LOC108193255 gene encoding uncharacterized protein LOC108193255 isoform X5 → MILYAEYLDGVYMKPKAQQLFQRDAQTIAPEALESVKAALASSEIEHKAETKKKAIPRKAAGQTWEDPILAEWPENDFRLFCGDLGNEVNDDILSKAFSRFPSFNMARATPYADVKVKSY, encoded by the exons ATGATTTTGTATGCAGAATATCTGGATGGAGTTTACATGAAGCCCAAG GCTCAACAGCTATTCCAAAGGGATGCACAAACCATAGCTCCTGAAGCTCTGGAAAGTGTAAAAGCTGCTCTTGCAAGCAGTGAAATCGAACACAAAGCAGAGACTAAGAAAAAAGCTATACCTCGTAAAGCAGCTGGTCAAACATGGGAGGATCCTATTCTTGCAGAGTGGCCCGAAA ATGATTTCCGGCTATTTTGTGGTGATCTTGGAAATGAGGTGAATGATGATATTCTCTCGAAAGCATTCTCACGATTTCCTTCTTTTAATATGGCCAGG GCAACTCCATATGCTGATGTAAAAGTTAAAAGTTACTGA